Proteins encoded within one genomic window of Halobacteroides halobius DSM 5150:
- a CDS encoding EscU/YscU/HrcU family type III secretion system export apparatus switch protein, translating to MENKDTKEAIALKYNITQDNAPKVIAKGTGNLAQEIIKTAQENDISIKEDDDLVKVLLQLKLGAEIPEELYEVVAEILSFVFEIEDLN from the coding sequence ATGGAAAACAAAGATACTAAAGAAGCTATAGCCTTAAAATACAATATTACTCAAGATAACGCGCCAAAAGTTATAGCTAAAGGCACTGGAAATTTAGCTCAAGAAATTATTAAAACAGCTCAAGAAAATGATATATCAATTAAGGAAGATGATGATCTAGTAAAAGTATTATTACAATTAAAATTAGGTGCAGAAATTCCTGAAGAACTCTATGAAGTTGTCGCTGAAATACTAAGTTTTGTTTTTGAAATAGAAGACTTAAACTAA
- a CDS encoding flagellar hook-length control protein FliK: MKINKLSTLKQYNPDSDKMSNSIPKNINKFNYKRLNITTLLHNLSLNTTEYNKSIAKELLKDNLPFNKQTFAMINNFLQKTQNSLPATTKDKIKIAILLKKLNLPLNSKFFKLFKEYPSSHQQLNNRLNQLLEQINLKQTKETQQQNNTNSKSRKKLKAILNKIIIDHHKATPKQIKKSIKTLNFNPQQQKIINLLKELNNATKNQTKSNNKLIHQLINLKAINYETNFLHLLLPITIGKQADLVQIKIDQDNQESEKDDQRLKFSFAVNTANLGNIEVKVKIKQKSVHTLFLTDNSETKKLIKQKLNRLKEKLKEKNYNLSYSDCKLADKNFKNNKMQKLEITSIDLTI, translated from the coding sequence ATGAAAATAAACAAACTATCGACACTAAAACAGTATAACCCAGATAGTGATAAAATGTCAAACTCTATTCCAAAAAATATAAATAAATTTAATTATAAACGGTTAAATATTACTACCTTACTACATAACTTATCCTTGAATACAACAGAATATAACAAATCAATTGCCAAAGAATTATTAAAAGATAATCTTCCTTTTAATAAACAAACTTTTGCTATGATTAATAACTTTCTGCAAAAAACACAAAATAGTCTGCCAGCAACTACTAAGGATAAAATTAAAATAGCAATTTTATTGAAAAAACTAAATTTGCCTCTTAATTCTAAATTTTTTAAACTATTTAAAGAGTATCCATCTTCTCATCAACAACTAAATAATAGATTAAATCAACTCTTAGAGCAAATAAACTTAAAACAAACAAAAGAAACTCAACAACAAAATAATACAAATTCTAAAAGTAGAAAAAAATTAAAAGCAATTCTTAACAAAATAATAATTGATCACCATAAAGCAACTCCTAAGCAAATAAAAAAATCAATAAAGACTTTAAACTTTAACCCACAGCAACAAAAAATAATTAATCTACTAAAAGAACTTAATAATGCTACAAAAAATCAAACTAAAAGCAACAATAAATTAATCCATCAATTAATCAACTTAAAAGCTATTAATTATGAAACAAATTTTTTACACTTATTACTTCCAATCACAATTGGCAAACAAGCCGATTTAGTCCAGATAAAAATTGATCAAGATAATCAAGAATCAGAAAAAGACGATCAACGTTTAAAATTTTCCTTTGCGGTTAATACTGCAAATTTAGGTAATATTGAAGTAAAAGTAAAAATCAAACAAAAAAGTGTTCATACTTTATTTCTAACTGATAATTCAGAAACAAAAAAATTGATTAAACAAAAGTTAAATAGATTGAAAGAAAAACTAAAAGAAAAAAATTATAATTTGAGTTATTCTGACTGTAAATTAGCAGATAAAAATTTTAAAAATAACAAGATGCAAAAACTAGAAATTACTAGTATAGATTTAACGATTTAA
- the ribE gene encoding riboflavin synthase: protein MFTGIVEELGIIKRINRGSKSIELTIKANKVLDDVQIGDSIATNGVCLTVTNFDQQQFSVDVMPETMRKSSLGQLKTGDQVNLERALQVGDRLGGHLVSGHIDGLGEIVKEQREDKAVIISIKPNAELLKYIIPKGSIAIDGISLTIAELKDTIFSVSLIPHTAEITVLGNKGVGDQVNLEADMIGKYVQRMIDYQEEEKTGNDIDKDLLRKNGFLLA from the coding sequence GTGTTTACAGGAATAGTAGAAGAATTAGGAATAATAAAAAGAATTAACCGAGGTAGTAAATCGATTGAATTAACTATTAAAGCTAATAAGGTATTAGATGATGTTCAAATAGGAGATAGCATTGCTACTAATGGTGTGTGTTTAACAGTGACTAACTTTGATCAACAGCAATTTAGTGTAGATGTAATGCCTGAGACAATGCGCAAATCTAGTCTTGGTCAATTAAAAACAGGAGATCAAGTTAATTTAGAACGGGCTTTGCAGGTAGGAGATAGATTAGGAGGCCATTTAGTTTCAGGGCATATTGATGGCTTAGGGGAGATTGTTAAAGAGCAAAGAGAAGACAAGGCAGTTATTATTTCTATTAAGCCTAATGCTGAATTATTAAAGTATATTATTCCTAAAGGTTCAATAGCAATAGATGGTATAAGTTTAACAATAGCCGAATTAAAAGATACTATTTTTTCAGTTTCTTTAATTCCCCATACTGCTGAAATTACTGTGCTAGGTAATAAAGGAGTAGGTGATCAAGTTAATTTAGAAGCAGATATGATAGGTAAGTATGTGCAGCGAATGATTGATTACCAAGAAGAAGAGAAGACTGGTAATGATATAGATAAGGATTTGTTAAGAAAGAATGGTTTTTTATTAGCTTAA
- the nth gene encoding endonuclease III encodes MKELKTKEETKDILKRLEQIYPDPETELQYSNPFELLVAVILSAQTTDKQVNKVTKDLFKDLKSPKDFARLEPQELEDYIRGVGLYRNKSKYLVKTSQKIIKDYDGKVPQSRSELMKLSGVGRKTANVVLSCAFDKDAIGVDTHVFRVANRIGLAGSDNVEETEKELMQVIPQNLWSLAHHWLIFHGRNICKSRTPKCDECIINEYCNYYN; translated from the coding sequence ATGAAAGAGTTAAAGACTAAAGAAGAAACTAAAGATATACTAAAGAGATTAGAGCAAATATATCCTGATCCTGAAACAGAACTACAGTATAGTAATCCCTTTGAATTATTAGTAGCAGTAATTCTTTCTGCTCAAACAACAGATAAACAGGTTAATAAAGTGACTAAGGATTTATTTAAAGATTTAAAAAGCCCAAAAGATTTTGCTAGATTAGAGCCTCAAGAATTAGAAGATTATATTAGAGGGGTAGGATTATATCGAAATAAGAGTAAATATCTTGTAAAGACTTCACAAAAGATAATTAAAGATTATGATGGAAAAGTTCCACAAAGTAGAAGTGAATTAATGAAATTAAGTGGGGTAGGACGTAAAACAGCTAATGTAGTATTAAGTTGTGCTTTTGACAAGGATGCTATTGGAGTTGATACTCATGTTTTTAGAGTAGCTAATAGAATTGGATTGGCAGGTAGCGATAATGTAGAAGAAACAGAAAAAGAATTAATGCAGGTTATACCACAGAATTTATGGTCTTTGGCCCATCACTGGTTAATTTTTCATGGTAGAAATATTTGTAAATCTAGAACTCCAAAGTGTGACGAATGTATTATTAATGAATATTGTAATTATTATAATTAA
- the lspA gene encoding signal peptidase II — protein sequence MVILIAFLVTLVLDQLTKYLVVKNFTLYQSIPIIKDVFHLTYVQNRGAAFGILQNQVTFFIVISIVVIGLLIYFYHELPLDNFWNRFALGLALGGTIGNLIDRVRVGYVIDFLDFRIWPVFNIADSAIVVGVSIFSYWMLVIDVD from the coding sequence ATGGTTATATTAATTGCTTTTTTGGTTACTTTAGTATTAGATCAATTAACTAAATATCTAGTAGTTAAAAACTTTACTTTATACCAGTCAATTCCAATTATAAAAGATGTATTTCATTTGACTTATGTTCAGAATAGAGGTGCAGCTTTTGGAATTTTACAGAATCAAGTTACATTCTTTATTGTAATAAGTATAGTAGTGATTGGATTATTAATTTATTTTTATCATGAATTGCCATTAGATAATTTTTGGAATCGTTTTGCTTTAGGTTTGGCATTAGGAGGTACAATTGGTAATTTAATTGATAGAGTAAGAGTAGGTTATGTAATTGATTTTTTAGATTTTAGAATTTGGCCGGTATTTAATATAGCTGATTCGGCTATTGTAGTAGGAGTATCTATTTTTAGTTATTGGATGTTAGTAATTGATGTTGATTAA
- a CDS encoding YmaF family protein — translation MGNYHRDRNRRRYPDCPRAEHVHNYNDTTSYNDQHRHGYRGITSPPIYTNNTHYHNYQGTTTVNDNHQHRYEGKTGPAIPTPYGHTHTIYGRTSLDDQHRHNYETRTSSPIQD, via the coding sequence ATGGGAAATTACCACAGAGATAGAAATAGAAGAAGGTATCCAGACTGTCCAAGAGCTGAACATGTGCATAACTATAATGATACTACTTCCTACAATGATCAACATCGCCACGGATATAGAGGAATTACAAGCCCTCCTATTTATACTAATAACACACACTATCATAATTACCAAGGTACAACTACAGTTAATGATAACCACCAACACAGGTACGAAGGAAAAACAGGACCTGCTATTCCAACTCCTTATGGGCACACCCACACTATATATGGTAGAACTAGTCTTGATGATCAGCATAGACACAACTATGAAACTAGAACATCTAGTCCTATACAAGATTAA
- the ribD gene encoding bifunctional diaminohydroxyphosphoribosylaminopyrimidine deaminase/5-amino-6-(5-phosphoribosylamino)uracil reductase RibD, whose translation MNDQQYMKQALRLAKQAQGRTSPNPLVGAIIVKEGEIIGQGYHHYAGGAHAEVNALEDAKEEVVGSTMYVTLEPCTHYGKTPPCTETIIEAGIKRVVIAMKDPNPKVAGQGVERLRRAGVEVDVGLLAVEAKELNEIFIKYITTKRPFVILKNAVTLDGKIATKTGDSKWITGTKSREFVHKLRDQVDAILVGIGTVLSDNPRLTTRLSQGGQDPIRIILDSKLRISSEAKVIKQESKAKTIVATTDQASLEKKEELEKNGVKVVKVGNKAVDLELLLEELGKQEITSLLVEGGSQVNASFWEANLVDKLYYFIAPKIIGGSEAISVVTGAGVEKVKDGVKLDIKTIKEVGDDILMIGYPDYK comes from the coding sequence ATGAATGATCAACAATATATGAAACAGGCTTTACGATTAGCAAAGCAGGCGCAAGGAAGGACAAGTCCTAATCCATTAGTAGGAGCTATAATTGTTAAAGAAGGGGAAATTATAGGCCAGGGGTATCATCATTACGCTGGTGGGGCTCACGCTGAAGTCAATGCATTAGAAGATGCTAAAGAAGAGGTTGTAGGCTCTACTATGTATGTTACTTTAGAACCTTGTACACATTATGGTAAAACTCCTCCTTGTACTGAAACTATTATTGAAGCTGGGATTAAACGAGTTGTAATTGCTATGAAAGATCCTAATCCTAAGGTAGCAGGTCAAGGGGTTGAAAGATTAAGACGAGCAGGGGTTGAAGTAGATGTTGGTTTATTAGCAGTTGAAGCTAAAGAATTAAATGAAATTTTTATTAAATATATTACGACTAAACGACCTTTTGTTATATTAAAGAATGCTGTAACTTTAGACGGGAAGATAGCTACTAAAACTGGTGATTCTAAATGGATTACCGGTACAAAGTCAAGAGAATTTGTCCATAAATTAAGGGATCAAGTAGATGCTATTTTAGTAGGGATTGGAACAGTCTTATCAGATAATCCTAGATTAACAACTAGGTTATCTCAAGGTGGTCAAGATCCAATTAGAATTATTTTAGATAGTAAGTTACGAATTTCTTCTGAAGCAAAAGTTATTAAACAAGAATCTAAGGCTAAAACAATAGTTGCTACTACTGATCAGGCTTCTTTAGAGAAAAAAGAAGAGTTAGAAAAAAATGGAGTTAAGGTAGTTAAGGTTGGTAATAAAGCAGTTGATTTAGAGCTATTACTAGAAGAATTAGGCAAGCAAGAAATTACCAGTTTATTAGTAGAAGGAGGTAGTCAAGTTAATGCTTCCTTTTGGGAGGCAAACTTAGTAGATAAGTTATATTATTTTATAGCTCCTAAAATTATAGGGGGTAGCGAAGCTATATCAGTAGTAACAGGTGCTGGAGTAGAGAAGGTTAAAGATGGAGTCAAACTTGATATTAAGACAATTAAAGAAGTTGGAGATGATATATTAATGATAGGTTATCCAGATTATAAGTAG
- a CDS encoding RluA family pseudouridine synthase, with protein sequence MEEEKEFRISDKDNEQRIDKFLANKNDDLSRNYIQKLIKSNQVVVNGQRIKKSYELVAGDNVKLIIPEPKELDLEPQDIPLNILYDDNDIIVINKQPDLVVHPAPGHESGTLVNALLYHCDNLSGINGVIRPGIVHRLDKDTSGAMVVAKNDEAHIELARQFKERETKKIYTTLVYGRVRYNKGQVDAAIGRDPYDRKKMAVTSKNSKKAISYFEVKKRYSDYTLVEVKLETGRTHQIRLHMDYMGHSIVGDELYGPKLTKTKLDVSRQMLHARKLGLYHPRTGDWMEFDAPLLDDMKQVLDNLE encoded by the coding sequence ATGGAAGAAGAAAAAGAATTTAGAATATCTGATAAAGATAATGAACAACGAATAGATAAATTTCTAGCTAATAAAAATGATGATTTATCCCGTAATTATATTCAAAAATTAATTAAATCTAACCAAGTAGTAGTTAATGGTCAAAGGATTAAGAAAAGTTATGAGTTAGTTGCGGGGGATAATGTTAAGTTAATAATTCCTGAGCCTAAAGAATTGGATTTAGAGCCTCAAGATATACCATTAAATATACTCTATGATGATAATGATATAATTGTAATTAATAAGCAACCAGATTTAGTAGTTCATCCTGCTCCAGGCCACGAAAGTGGAACTTTAGTAAATGCTTTATTGTATCATTGCGATAATTTATCAGGAATTAATGGGGTAATTAGACCTGGTATTGTTCATCGATTAGATAAAGATACTTCCGGAGCAATGGTAGTAGCTAAAAATGATGAAGCTCATATAGAGTTAGCTCGTCAATTTAAAGAAAGAGAAACTAAAAAGATATATACAACTTTAGTTTACGGTAGAGTAAGGTATAATAAGGGCCAAGTTGATGCGGCTATTGGAAGAGATCCATATGATCGTAAAAAGATGGCTGTTACCAGTAAAAATAGTAAAAAAGCTATCTCTTATTTTGAAGTAAAGAAGAGATATAGCGATTATACTTTAGTTGAAGTAAAGTTAGAAACCGGACGAACCCATCAGATTAGATTACATATGGATTATATGGGCCATTCTATAGTAGGAGATGAATTATACGGGCCCAAGCTAACTAAAACTAAGTTGGATGTTTCTAGACAAATGTTACACGCTCGTAAATTAGGTTTGTATCATCCTCGGACAGGAGACTGGATGGAATTTGATGCACCTTTACTAGATGATATGAAACAAGTACTAGATAATTTAGAATAA
- a CDS encoding TraR/DksA C4-type zinc finger protein produces MRSDLNYYQQRLLKEKERILNQIEGFNEDGYEGLKHNQRYSTGELSKYDNHPADVGSTTFERGKDIGLKDNAKSILIMIDDALEKVESGHYGLCDYCEKEINSERLEAMPYTTICVDCKSKLEEHEEISDRPLEEGIVNDYFDTGGHFRITDDSENIVFDGEDTWQSLASVGTSNTPSDVPGAHGSLDSYIDADERSYQEIYEEKMEE; encoded by the coding sequence ATGAGATCAGACTTAAATTATTATCAACAGAGGCTTTTAAAAGAAAAAGAGAGAATTCTAAACCAGATAGAAGGTTTTAATGAAGATGGTTATGAGGGACTGAAGCATAATCAACGTTATTCAACTGGTGAGCTCTCTAAATATGATAATCATCCTGCTGATGTAGGTAGTACTACTTTTGAAAGAGGAAAAGATATAGGATTAAAAGATAATGCTAAGAGTATATTAATAATGATTGATGATGCTTTAGAGAAGGTAGAAAGTGGTCATTATGGTTTGTGTGATTATTGTGAAAAGGAAATTAATTCTGAGAGATTAGAAGCTATGCCTTATACTACTATTTGTGTTGATTGTAAAAGTAAATTAGAAGAACATGAAGAAATAAGTGATAGACCTCTTGAGGAAGGTATAGTTAATGATTACTTTGATACAGGTGGACATTTTAGAATAACAGATGATAGTGAAAATATAGTTTTTGATGGTGAGGATACTTGGCAATCATTAGCTTCTGTGGGGACTTCTAATACTCCATCAGATGTTCCAGGAGCTCATGGTTCTTTAGATAGTTATATTGATGCTGATGAAAGATCGTATCAAGAAATTTATGAAGAAAAAATGGAAGAATAA
- a CDS encoding uracil-DNA glycosylase has protein sequence MLFSSQSQLQLFTKQSKKGLRSIDELKDVAKECKRCQLRTNCKKVVFGSGNKKAELMLVGEGPGKTEDKRGIPFVGQAGQLLNKILEAAEIRRDKIYISNIIKCRPPGNRKPTIEEMKSCLWILAQEIRFVNPKLIVPLGSTALRGLLNPNGSITRRRGIWVEKEGKYFLPTFHPAALLHDKNKKEPTWKDFLKIKKAYNKYLKLKAEGKKV, from the coding sequence ATGTTATTTTCTTCACAATCTCAGTTACAGTTGTTTACTAAGCAATCTAAAAAGGGACTTAGATCAATTGATGAACTTAAAGATGTAGCAAAAGAATGTAAACGATGTCAGCTGAGAACTAATTGTAAGAAGGTTGTTTTTGGATCTGGAAATAAAAAGGCTGAGTTGATGCTTGTTGGAGAAGGCCCTGGAAAGACTGAGGATAAAAGAGGAATTCCTTTTGTGGGACAGGCAGGTCAGTTATTAAATAAAATATTGGAGGCTGCTGAAATAAGAAGAGATAAAATATATATTAGTAATATTATTAAATGTCGTCCTCCTGGAAATAGAAAGCCGACTATAGAGGAAATGAAGAGTTGTTTATGGATTTTGGCCCAGGAAATAAGATTTGTTAATCCCAAGCTTATTGTTCCTTTAGGTTCGACTGCTCTTAGAGGACTGTTAAATCCTAATGGTAGTATTACTAGAAGAAGGGGTATTTGGGTAGAAAAAGAAGGGAAATATTTTTTACCTACTTTTCATCCAGCAGCATTATTACATGATAAGAATAAAAAGGAACCTACCTGGAAGGACTTTTTGAAAATAAAAAAAGCTTATAATAAATATTTGAAATTAAAGGCTGAAGGAAAAAAAGTTTAA
- a CDS encoding uracil-xanthine permease family protein, whose amino-acid sequence MMKLKTKIEESHLPFNRLMILAIQHLFAMFGATVLVPSLTGLNPAVALFSSGVGTLIFHFITKGQVPAYLGSSFAFIGPIIAAKESYGLPAALLGCFVAGLIYVSAAVVIKKIGTDFIDDYLPPVVVGPVIVTIGLGLAPTAKSMAMKHLPTAIFTLIVTIMVSVLGRGIVKVIPILIGIISGYLFALVNGIVDTSALTEASWFAIPDFTSIFALSSLGDGISAITLIAPIAIVTMVEHLGDVLALSNTVDEEFIDEPGLHRTLLGDGVATAFASMLGGPPNTTYGENIGVLALTGVHNPIIVELAALIVLGISFIEKIGALIQTIPQAVMGGIVILLFGMISSIGLRTLIENDVDLSVNRNLVIVSTILVVGISGIPLTIDFVQIIDLLQLNKIEIIGKAAKAIDILKFKGMGLAAMVGIVLNMLLPKQK is encoded by the coding sequence ATGATGAAATTAAAAACAAAAATAGAAGAAAGCCATCTACCATTTAATCGATTAATGATTTTAGCTATTCAACATTTATTTGCTATGTTTGGAGCTACTGTATTAGTTCCAAGTTTAACAGGATTAAATCCAGCAGTAGCTCTTTTTAGTTCGGGAGTAGGAACTCTAATTTTTCACTTTATTACTAAAGGACAAGTTCCGGCTTATTTAGGTTCTTCATTTGCTTTTATTGGGCCAATTATTGCTGCTAAAGAAAGTTATGGGCTACCAGCAGCGTTATTAGGATGTTTTGTGGCAGGTTTAATATATGTTAGTGCAGCTGTAGTAATTAAAAAGATAGGAACTGATTTTATAGATGATTATTTACCACCAGTAGTTGTTGGTCCAGTCATTGTGACGATTGGTTTGGGCTTGGCCCCTACTGCGAAAAGTATGGCTATGAAGCATTTACCTACTGCTATCTTTACTTTAATAGTAACTATTATGGTTAGTGTATTAGGACGAGGAATTGTAAAGGTAATTCCCATCTTAATAGGAATTATTAGTGGCTATCTATTTGCCTTAGTTAATGGTATCGTAGATACTTCAGCTCTTACTGAAGCAAGTTGGTTTGCAATTCCTGATTTTACGTCAATTTTTGCTTTAAGCTCTTTAGGAGATGGAATTTCAGCGATTACTCTAATTGCTCCAATAGCGATTGTAACTATGGTAGAGCATTTAGGGGATGTATTAGCTTTATCTAATACAGTAGATGAAGAGTTTATTGATGAACCTGGTTTGCATAGAACATTGCTGGGGGATGGAGTAGCAACTGCTTTTGCTTCTATGTTAGGAGGACCTCCGAATACAACTTATGGTGAAAATATAGGAGTTTTAGCTTTGACTGGAGTTCATAATCCTATAATTGTAGAATTAGCAGCACTAATTGTATTAGGAATTAGTTTTATTGAAAAGATAGGAGCATTAATTCAGACTATACCACAAGCAGTAATGGGTGGAATTGTTATTTTATTATTTGGAATGATCTCTTCAATTGGCTTGCGGACATTGATAGAAAATGATGTAGATTTAAGTGTAAATCGAAACTTAGTAATTGTATCTACCATTTTAGTAGTAGGGATTAGTGGTATCCCACTAACTATAGATTTTGTTCAAATAATTGATCTTTTACAATTAAATAAAATAGAAATAATTGGTAAAGCAGCTAAAGCTATTGATATCTTAAAGTTTAAAGGAATGGGCTTAGCTGCGATGGTAGGGATTGTCTTAAATATGTTGTTACCTAAGCAAAAATAA
- the pyrR gene encoding bifunctional pyr operon transcriptional regulator/uracil phosphoribosyltransferase PyrR — protein MEELKEKKELIDADGIRRALTRISHEIIEKNEGLEDIVVIGIRTRGVPLANRISNKLADIEGEEVLAGSLDITLYRDDLTTVANQPIVHKTEIPFDITGKKVILVDDVLYTGRTVRSALDALMDLGRPQNIQLAILIDRGHRELPIRADFVGKNLPTSHQEVIDVNLKETDGSDAVILKEYCD, from the coding sequence GTGGAAGAATTAAAAGAAAAGAAAGAATTAATTGACGCAGATGGCATTAGAAGAGCCTTAACCCGGATTTCACATGAAATTATTGAAAAGAATGAAGGGTTAGAGGATATAGTTGTAATTGGAATTAGGACGAGAGGAGTTCCCTTAGCTAATAGAATCTCTAATAAATTAGCAGATATAGAAGGCGAAGAGGTATTAGCGGGTAGCTTAGATATTACACTCTATCGTGATGACTTAACTACAGTAGCCAATCAGCCAATTGTTCACAAAACAGAGATTCCTTTTGATATTACAGGAAAAAAGGTTATATTAGTAGATGATGTCTTATATACAGGCCGAACAGTTCGTTCAGCTTTGGATGCTTTAATGGATTTAGGACGTCCTCAGAATATACAATTAGCTATTTTAATTGATCGTGGTCACCGAGAGTTACCAATTAGAGCAGATTTTGTTGGTAAGAATCTTCCTACGTCTCACCAAGAGGTTATTGATGTTAACTTAAAAGAAACTGATGGATCTGATGCGGTTATTTTAAAAGAATATTGTGATTAA
- the ribH gene encoding 6,7-dimethyl-8-ribityllumazine synthase codes for MENIGKVYEGDLVGSGLKFGVVVGRFNEFISSKLLTGALDALKRHKVAQEDIEVSWVPGAFEIPLVARKMASSGNYDAVICLGTVIRGDTPHFDYVCSEASKGIAKASFDTDLPVMFGIITTDTIEQAIERAGTKAGNKGWEAAMGALEMANLMSEL; via the coding sequence ATGGAAAACATAGGTAAAGTATATGAAGGAGATTTAGTAGGTTCAGGTTTAAAATTTGGAGTTGTAGTAGGTAGATTTAATGAATTTATCTCTAGTAAATTATTAACTGGAGCTTTAGATGCTTTAAAACGACATAAAGTTGCTCAGGAGGATATTGAAGTCTCTTGGGTACCAGGTGCTTTTGAAATTCCATTAGTGGCAAGAAAGATGGCTAGTAGTGGAAATTATGATGCAGTTATTTGTTTAGGAACAGTAATCAGAGGTGATACTCCTCATTTTGATTATGTATGTTCTGAGGCATCTAAAGGAATAGCTAAAGCTAGTTTTGATACAGATTTACCAGTTATGTTTGGGATTATTACTACAGATACTATTGAACAAGCTATTGAAAGAGCAGGTACTAAAGCAGGAAATAAAGGTTGGGAAGCTGCAATGGGAGCTTTAGAGATGGCAAATTTAATGAGCGAATTATAA
- a CDS encoding bifunctional 3,4-dihydroxy-2-butanone-4-phosphate synthase/GTP cyclohydrolase II, which produces MKFNTIEEAITDIKAGKMIIVVDDEDRENEGDLVLAAEYATPESINFMATYARGLICTPMTSQRLQELDLEQMVEENTDSHETAFTVSVDYKDTTTGISAFERSQTIQALLADNVDPSDFNKPGHVFPLKAKDGGVLRRAGHTEAAVDLARLAGSKAAGVICEIMSDDGTMARVPELMEFAKEHNLKIITIEDLIKYRMKQDKLIERVAQVDLPTKFGEFKAIGYETKIDDKCHVAIIKGDIENKENVLVRVHSECLTGDALGSLRCDCRDQLMKALERIEKEGRGVVLYMRQEGRGIGLANKLKAYQLQDEGKDTVEANRELGFDDDMRDYGIGAQILADLGLSNIQLMTNNPRKIVGLEGYGLEVTKRVPHQIVANDVNKDYLNTKKEKLGHMLNQELLRRNK; this is translated from the coding sequence ATGAAATTTAATACCATTGAAGAAGCAATTACTGATATTAAAGCAGGAAAGATGATAATTGTAGTAGATGATGAAGATAGAGAGAATGAGGGTGATTTAGTTCTAGCAGCAGAATATGCTACTCCAGAGAGTATTAACTTTATGGCTACTTATGCTCGTGGTTTAATTTGCACCCCAATGACTAGTCAGCGCTTACAAGAATTAGACTTGGAACAGATGGTAGAAGAAAATACTGATAGTCATGAGACTGCTTTTACTGTTTCAGTAGATTATAAAGATACCACTACTGGTATTTCAGCTTTTGAACGATCTCAGACTATTCAAGCTTTATTAGCTGATAATGTAGACCCATCTGATTTTAATAAGCCAGGTCATGTGTTTCCCTTAAAGGCTAAGGATGGAGGAGTATTAAGAAGAGCTGGGCATACGGAGGCAGCAGTTGATCTAGCTAGATTAGCCGGTTCTAAAGCTGCTGGAGTGATCTGTGAAATTATGTCTGATGATGGTACAATGGCTAGAGTGCCAGAGTTGATGGAGTTTGCTAAAGAACATAATTTAAAGATAATTACTATTGAAGATTTAATTAAATATCGAATGAAGCAAGATAAATTAATAGAACGTGTTGCCCAAGTAGATTTACCTACTAAATTTGGTGAATTTAAAGCTATTGGTTATGAGACTAAGATTGATGATAAATGTCATGTAGCAATTATTAAAGGAGATATAGAAAATAAAGAGAATGTATTAGTTAGAGTTCATTCTGAGTGCTTAACTGGTGATGCTTTAGGATCATTACGTTGTGATTGTCGAGATCAGTTAATGAAGGCTTTAGAACGTATTGAAAAAGAAGGTAGGGGAGTCGTTCTTTATATGCGCCAAGAAGGAAGAGGAATAGGATTAGCTAATAAACTAAAAGCTTATCAACTACAAGATGAGGGAAAAGATACTGTTGAAGCTAACAGAGAATTGGGATTTGATGATGATATGAGAGACTATGGTATTGGGGCTCAAATCTTAGCTGATTTAGGTTTAAGTAATATTCAATTAATGACTAATAACCCACGTAAAATTGTAGGGTTAGAAGGTTATGGTTTAGAAGTTACAAAAAGAGTTCCCCATCAGATAGTAGCCAATGATGTTAATAAAGATTATCTAAATACTAAAAAAGAAAAATTAGGTCATATGTTAAATCAAGAGCTATTAAGGAGGAATAAATAA